One Molothrus aeneus isolate 106 chromosome 6, BPBGC_Maene_1.0, whole genome shotgun sequence genomic window carries:
- the NDUFV1 gene encoding NADH dehydrogenase [ubiquinone] flavoprotein 1, mitochondrial — MAGRQLLALRRLPAASFSTAPKKTQFGSLRDEDRIFTNLYGRHDWRLRGALRRGDWYKTKEILLKGVDWILGEIKTSGLRGRGGAGFPTGLKWSFMNKPPDGRPKYLVVNADEGEPGTCKDREIMRHDPHKLLEGCLVAGRAMGARAAYIYIRGEFYNEASNLQVAIREAYEAGLLGGDACGSGYAFDVFVVRGAGAYICGEETALIESIEGKQGKPRLKPPFPADVGVFGCPTTVANVETVSVAPTICRRGGAWFASFGRERNSGTKLFNISGHVNTPCTVEEEMSVPLKELIEKHAGGVRGGWDNLLAVIPGGSSTPLLPKSVCETVLMDFDSLVQAQSGLGTAAVIVMDKSTDIVKAIARLIEFYKHESCGQCTPCREGVDWMNKVMARFVRGDAQAAEIDALWEISKQIEGHTICALGDGAAWPVQGLIRHFRPELEERMRRYNEAKARAASA, encoded by the exons ATGGCcggcaggcagctcctggcgcTGCGGCGCCTGCCCGCCGCCTCCTTCTCG ACGGCGCCCAAGAAGACGCAATTCGGGTCGCTGCGGGATGAGGACCGGATCTTCACCAACCTCTACGGGCGGCACGACTGGCG GCTGCGGGGCGCGCTGCGCCGCGGCGACTGGTACAAGACGAAGGAGATCCTGCTCAAGGGCGTGGACTGGATCCTCGGCGAGATCAAGACCtcggggctgcggggccggggtGGCGCCGGGTTCCCCACCGGGCTCAAGTGGAGCTTCATGAACAAACCCCCGGACGGGAG ACCCAAGTACCTGGTGGTGAACGCGGACGAGGGCGAGCCGGGCACCTGCAAGGACCGGGAGATCATGCGGCACGACCCGCACAAGCTGCTGGAGGGCTGCCTGGTGGCGGGGCGGGCCATGGGCGCCCGCGCCGCCTACATCTACATCCGCGGGGAGTTCTATAACGAGGCCTCCAACCTGCAG GTGGCCATCCGCGAGGCCTACGAGGCCGGGCTGCTGGGCGGCGATGCCTGCGGGTCGGGATACGCCTTTGACGTGTTCGTCGTGCGCGGCGCTGGCGCCTACATCTGCGGGGAGGAGACGGCGCTCATCGAGTCCATCGAGGGCAAGCAGGGGAAGCCCCGCCTCAAGCCCCCCTTCCCCGCTGACGTGG GTGTCTTCGGCTGCCCCACCACGGTGGCCAACGTGGAGACGGTATCGGTGGCCCCCACCATCTGCCGGCGCGGCGGCGCCTGGTTCGCCAGCTTCGGCCGGGAGCGGAATTCTGGCACCAAGCTCTTCAACATCTCGGGGCACGTCAACACGCCCTGCACGGTGGAGGAGGAGATGTCGGTGCCGCTGAAGGAGCTCATCGAGAAACACGCCG GAGGCGTCCGCGGGGGCTGGGACAACCTGCTGGCCGTCATCCCGGGTGGCTCCTCCACACCGCTGCTGCCCAAGTCTGTGTGTGAGACCGTGCTGATGGACTTCGATTCCCTGGTGCAGGCGCAGAGTGGGCTGGGCACGGCCGCCGTCATCGTCATGGATAAATCG ACTGACATCGTCAAAGCCATCGCGCGCCTGATCGAGTTCTACAAGCACGAGAGCTGTGGGCAGTGCACCCCGTGCCGGGAAG GCGTGGACTGGATGAACAAGGTGATGGCGCGGTTTGTGCGGGGCGACGCGCAGGCCGCCGAGATTGATGCGCTCTGGGAGATCAGCAAGCAAATTGAGGGACACACCATCTGTGCCCTGGGCGACGGCGCGGCCTGGCCCGTGCAG GGCCTCATCCGCCACTTCCGCCCCGAGTTGGAGGAGAGGATGCGGCGCTACAACGAGGCCAAAGCCCGAGCGGCGTCGGCGTAA
- the NUDT8 gene encoding LOW QUALITY PROTEIN: mitochondrial coenzyme A diphosphatase NUDT8 (The sequence of the model RefSeq protein was modified relative to this genomic sequence to represent the inferred CDS: inserted 2 bases in 1 codon) — protein MRDIAWLEQALHSRQSRKVVAKLEGTPRRWDVGHTPGGGCRTPGXGHGQAGGGFIPGRGRSAPEEAVAPRAGLPHPRHGRAAAGRARCGGRCRPLPASLLPRRSSPPRAGAMAGPGGADGAGDAGDVLSSGSERRCRARLAAAGAGGAAAAAAVLVPLCSVRGRPALLFTLRSRRLAGPHSGDVSFPGGRRDPADGDAVATALRETREELGVTVAATSVWGQLRTLPDRHGMTVAPIVANLGSLEALTLNPNPDEVEEVFTLPLAHLLREENQGYTHFRTASGYGYTLPVFLNGPHKVWGLTAIITELTLELLVPGRYRRKTRVPPRKAPA, from the exons ATGAGGGATATAGCATGGCTGGAGCAGGCCTTGCACAGCCGGCAGAGCCGGAAGGTTGTGGCAAAGCTGGAGG ggacacCGCGAAGGTGGGACGTGGGTCACACACCTGGGGGCGGCTGTCGCACACCAGG GGGACATGGCCAAGCCGGCGGTGGTTTCATACCCGGCCGGGGCCGTTCCGCACCGGAGGAGGCCGTCGCAccccgggcagggctgcctCACCCTCGGCACGGACGGGCCGCGGCGGGACGGGCTCGGTGCGGGGGGCGGTGCCGGCCCCTCCCCGCCTCCCTCCTCCCTCGCCGCTCCTCCCCGCCCCGTGCCGGCGCCATGGCGGGCCCGGGCGGTGCCGACGGTGCCGGGGACGCCGGGGATGTGCTGAGCAGCGGCAGCGAGCGGCGGTGCCGGGCGcggctggcggcggcgggcgcggggggcgcggcggcggcggccgcggtgCTGGTGCCGCTGTGCTCGGTGCGCGGCCGCCCCGCGCTGCTCTTCAcgctccgctcccgccgccTCGCCGGCCCCCACAGCGGCGACGTCAG CTTCCCCGGTGGGCGGCGGGACCCGGCGGACGGGGACGCGGTGGCCACGGCTCTGCGGGAGACgcgggaggagctgggggtgacGGTGGCAGCCACCAGCGTCTGGGGACAGCTTCGGACGCTGCCCGACCGG CATGGAATGACCGTGGCGCCCATCGTGGCCAACCTGGGGTCACTGGAGGCCTTGACACTGAACCCCAACCCTGATGAG GTGGAGGAGGTGTTcaccctgcccctggcacacCTGCTCCGCGAGGAGAACCAGGGCTACACCCACTTCCGCACAGCCAGCGGCTACGGATACACCCTGCCCGTGTTCCTCAATGGCCCCCACAAGGTCTGGGGGCTCACGGCCATCATCACCGAGCtgaccctggagctgctggtgcccgGCCGCTACCGCAGGAAGACCCGCGTGCCCCCCCGGAAAGCCCCGGCCTGA
- the MTCH2 gene encoding mitochondrial carrier homolog 2 — MADAASQVLLGSGLTVLSQPLMYVKVLVQVGYEPLPPTLGRNIFGRQVYQLPGLFSYAKHIVKVDGRAGLFKGLAPRLCSSAIGTVVHSKVLQRYQEAEQAEPGAKRKESSLEQVLKETSQEMVARSAATLITHPFHVITLRCMVQFIGRETKYSGTLSAFATIYREEGILGFFAGLIPRLLGDILSLWLCNMLAYLINTYALENGVSTMTEMKSYSQAVTGFFASMLTYPFVLVSNLMAVNNCGLAGGLLPYAPTYSSWLDCWSQLHREGNMSRGNSLFLRKVPAGKRYVWEEQRFR, encoded by the exons ATGGCGGACGCGGCTTcgcaggtgctgctgggctcGGGGCTCACCGTGCTCTCGCAGCCGCTCATGTACGTGAAGGTGCTGGTGCAG GTGGGCTACGAGCCGCTGCCGCCCACCCTGGGGAGGAACATCTTCGGCCGCCAGGTGTATCAGCTGCCCGGCCTCTTCTCTTACG ccaaGCACATCGTAAAGGTGGACGGGAGAGCAGGACTCTTTAAAGGCCTCGCCCCCCGCCTCTGCTCCAGCGCCATCGGCACCGTGGTGcacagcaaagtgctgcag CGGTACCAGGAGGCCGAGCAGGCTGAG ccTGGAGCCAAGAGGAAGGAGTCCTCACTGGAGCAGGTGCTCAaggag ACCTCCCAGGAGATGGTTGCCCGCTCTGCTGCCACCCTCATCACCCACCCCTTCCACG TGATCACCCTGCGCTGCATGGTGCAGTTCATCGGCCGCGAGACCAAGTACAG CGGGACACTAAGCGCCTTCGCCACAATCTACCGGGAAGAGGGAATCCTGGGATTCTTCGC CGGCCTCATCCCGCGGCTCCTCGGGGACATCCtctccctgtggctgtgcaACATGCTGGCCTACCTCATCAACACGTACGCGCTGGAGAACGGG GTCTCCACCATGACTGAGATGAAGAGCTACTCCCAGGCGGTCACTGGG ttctttGCCAGCATGCTGACCTACCCCTTCGTCCTGGTCTCCAACCTGATGGCCGTGAACAACTGCGG gtTGGCCGGGGGTCTCCTTCCCTATGCACCCACCTACTCCTCCTGGCTGGATTGCTGGAgccagctgcacagggag gGCAACATGAGCCGAGGGAACAGCCTGTTCTTGCGCAAGGTTCCAGCAGGGAAGAGATATGTGTGGGAGGAGCAGAGGTTCCGCTGA
- the AGBL2 gene encoding cytosolic carboxypeptidase 2, translating to MEPAGRCAAQGREGALGGFRGGQLLKPYDSFIRTHLRFYGYFRDEKTGREETVMSPGEPSGQHPKASTMGNTDPGWQRGPGREPNPQQVVVQTPHQGRLAPLRQPWRSPGEPQALFSLSAPRWPVECEVIPETIEHIEWVPPKPEPFCPPMGQEQALCTLGEEQGTVVYHSSPVLQGSCFTRARVGGAPGPLSSPAAPLEGPQDTTLLFESRFESGNLQKAIKVGPYEYVLMLRPDLYTAKHTQWFYFRVQNTRQEPLYRFTIANMAKPKSLYGQGLRPLFYSQQDAQSCGIGWRRVGTDVCYYRGSAGEPPLFRLSWTMRFPHDGDTCFFATGYPYTYSDLGRYLHALAADPARSRYCTVRALCRSLAGNTVPLLTITGPGSTAGKRAVVLSARVHPGESGGSWAMRGFLDFLLSPHEDAQLLRRLFVFKVVPMLNPDGVVVGNSRCSLAGRDPNRAYGKALPGSFPSVWHLWAMVQRELAEREVVLYCDFHGHSRKNNVFMYGCDGGGDRTGTRLRQRVFPLMLSKNAPDKFSFSSCKFQVQKSKEGTGRVSMWRLGVSHSYTLEVAFSGSTLAGRSSHFSVEDLESLGCLLCDTLLDFCDPAPAKLQQCLVEADALLQRRMDRGPGSGGSWSDVSPSELESSTSGSDSSVSDGIPDDFHSPSQQMEPHRKKQLQRRRARNVLRRTKRSRTTIPAGTCRHPVLPAVQSGGDSAGEKPRASSSVTFSRAAGAGNGPRAIAGAVSGADSGVALPTAPEAGNGRCATMGRHQLDSSTSAVTHRKPPLSPCHRAATSDSSRDPAMGPSWQRGGHRPRDRARPLTVHVVASRCCACARQ from the exons ATGGAGCCCGCAGGGCGCTgcgctgcccagggaagggagggagctctgggggggttcagggggggaCAGCTCCTGAAGCCCTATGACAGCTTCATCCGCACCCACCTGCGCTTCTATGGCTACTTCCGAG ATGAGAAGACAGGCAGGGAAGAGACTGTCATGTCCCCGGGGGAACCCTCCGGGCAGCATCCCAAGGCCTCCACCATGGGCAACACCGACCCTGGCTGGCAACGAGGTCCTGGGCGCGAGCCAAACC cacagcaagt GGTGGTGCAGACGCCTCACCAGGGCAGACTGGCCCCCTTAAGGCAGCCCTGGAGGTCTCCAGGAGAACCACAGGCTCtgttctccctctctgctcctcgCTGGCCTGTGGAGTGTGAAGTCATCCCAGAGACGATTGAGCACATCG AGTGGGTCCCCCCCAAACCAGAGCCCTTCTGCCCACCCATGGGCCAGGAGCAGGCCCTGTGCACCCTTGGTGAGGAGCAGGGCACTGTCGTCTACCACTCCAGCCCAG TGCTCCAAGGCTCCTGCTTTACCCGTGCTCGGGTTGGAGGAGCCCCGGGGCCACTCTCCTCGCCAGCAGCCCCTTtggagggtccccaggacaccACGCTGCTCTTCGAGTCCCGCTTTGAGAGTGGGAACCTCCAGAAGGCCATCAAGGT GGGTCCCTACGAGTATGTGCTGATGCTGCGGCCAGACCTGTACACGGCCAAACACACACAGTGGTTCTACTTCCGTGTCCAAAACACGCGGCAGGAGCCGCTCTACCGCTTCACCATCGCCAACATGGCCAAGCCCAAGAGCCTCTATGGCCAGGGTTTGCGGCCGCTGTTCTATTCCcagcaggatgcccagagctgtggcatAGGCTGGCGCCGGGTCGGGACCGATGTCTGCTATTACCGTGGCAGCGCAGGGGAGCCGCCGCTGTTCCGGCTCAGCTGGACCATGCGCTTCCCCCATGATGGTGACACCTGCTTCTTTGCCACCGGCTACCCCTACACCTATTCGGATCTGGGGCGCTACCTGCACGCGCTGGCGGCCGACCCGGCGCGCTCACGGTACTGCACAGTGCGGGCGCTGTGCCGCAGCCTGGCCGGCAACACCGTGCCCCTGCTGACCATCACCGGCCCGGGCAGCACGGCCGGCAAGCGGGCGGTGGTGCTGAGCGCCCGCGTGCACCCTGGCGAGAGCGGCGGCTCCTGGGCCATGCGGGGATTCCTGGATTTCCTGCTGAGCCCCCACGAGGACGCGCAGCTCCTGCGCCGCCTCTTCGTCTTCAAAGTGGTGCCGATGCTCAACCCCGATGGGGTGGTGGTGGGCAACTCCCGCTGCTCCCTGGCGGGACGGGATCCCAACAGGGCCTATGGGAAGGCTCTTCCCGGCTCCTTCCCCAGCGTGTGGCACCTGTGGGCCATGGTCCAGAG ggagctggcagagcgGGAGGTGGTGCTGTACTGCGACTtccatgggcacagcaggaagaacAACGTATTCATGTATGGCTGCGATGGCGGCGGGGATCGTACAGGGACACGGCTGCGCCAGCGAGTGTTCCCCCTGATGCTGAGCAAAAACGCCCCTGACAAG ttctccttctccagctgcaagTTCCAGGTGCAGAAGAGCAAAGAGGGGACAGGCCGGGTCTCCATGTGGCGCCTGGGCGTCTCCCACAGCTACACCCTGGAGGTGGCCTTCAGTGGCTCCACACTGG ctgggaGAAGCTCCCACTTTAGCGTGGAGGACCTCGAGTCACTGGGCTGCCTCCTCTGTGACACCCTGCTCGACTTCTGCGACCCTGCACCTGCCAAG ctccagcagtgcctggtggAGGCGGATGCGCTGCTGCAGCGGCGGATGGATCGTGGGCCAGGctctggaggcagctggagtGATGTGTCCCCCTCAGAGCTTGAGTCCAG caccagtgGCTCTGACAGTTCCGTGTCTGATGGGATCCCAGATGActtccacagccccagccaaCAG ATGGAGCCACACAGgaagaagcagctgcagagacGGAGAGCAAGGAATGTCCTGCGCCGAACAAAGCGAAGCCGCACCACTATCCCG GCTGGGACCTGCAGGCATCCAGTTCTTCCTGCTGTCCAGAGTGGAGGTGACAGTGCGGGAGAGAagcccagagccagctccaGTGTCACCTTTtccagggcagctggagcagggaatggccCCCGTGCCATCGCAGGAGCGGTATCTGGAGCTGACTCTGGAGTGGCCCTTCCCACGGCACCTGAAGCAGGGAATGGCCGCTGTGCCACCATGGGAAGGCATCAGCTGGACAGCAGCACAAGTGCGGTGACACACCGCAAGCCACCACTGAGCCCCTGCCACCGTGCTGCCACCAGTGACTCTTCCCGGGATCCAGCCATGGGGCCATCCTGGCAGCGGGGTGGGCACAggcccagggacagggcacgTCCCCTCACTGTCCATGTGGTGGCCTCACGCTGCTGCGCCTGTGCTCGGCAGTAA